The following coding sequences are from one Ornithodoros turicata isolate Travis chromosome 1, ASM3712646v1, whole genome shotgun sequence window:
- the LOC135383574 gene encoding uncharacterized protein K02A2.6-like yields MGYVYDIQYKPTQLMGNADGLSRLAVGPDHDFQRQISSDNIVELEDVNVVSLEVMSVLPVTATSIAEEARKDAVLAEVQRLLLESDSAAVDMPELRAYVQRQSELSISHGCTLLGMRTVIPTKFRKCILDVLREGHLGQTKMKMLARSFVWWPGIDKDIEDTVKTCESCASIGDDPKPVPLHRWERPEHPWSRLHTDFAEYEKDNYFIVIDAYSNCPKKNASSNRE; encoded by the coding sequence ATGGGTTACGTCTACGATATTCAGTATAAACCAACACAACTAATGGGAAACGCCGATGGACTATCCAGACTGGCAGTTGGACCGGATCATGACTTTCAACGACAAATATCCAGTGACAACATTGTTGAACTTGAAGACGTCAATGTAGTCTCGCTAGAAGTCATGTCAGTTTTACCTGTTACGGCGACTTCTATTGCAGAAGAGGCTAGGAAAGACGCAGTGCTAGCTGAAGTTCAGCGTCTCTTGCTAGAGAGCGATTCAGCTGCAGTCGACATGCCAGAACTTCGTGCCTATGTTCAGCGTCAGAGTGAACTCTCTATTTCTCACGGTTGCACTTTGCTTGGAATGCGCACAGTCATTCCCACCAAGTTTCGCAAATGCATTTTGGACGTACTTCGTGAGGGACACCTAGGACAAACGAAAATGAAGATGCTTGCCAGATCTTTCGTTTGGTGGCCAGGAATAGATAAGGACATAGAAGATACAGTCAAAACTTGCGAGTCCTGCGCTTCCATCGGAGACGATCCCAAGCCTGTACCTTTGCATCGTTGGGAACGTCCGGAACACCCATGGAGTAGACTCCACACAGACTTTGCAGAGTACGAGAAGGACAACTACTTCATTGTCATAGATGCGTACAGTAACTGTCCGAAAAAAAATGCGTCGAGTAACCGCGAATGA